The genome window CAATAGTCACTTTAGACAGGTAGACTAAGAGCATCAAGTAATTGGAGGGCGAATAAATGGAAATTTTAAAAATAGAAAATCTGTCTAAAGTATATGGAAAAGGGGAAACAGCTGTTAAAGCATTGGATAACGTATCCTTTTCTGTTAATAAGGGTGAGTTTGTAGCGATAATTGGACCATCTGGGTCAGGGAAATCGACTTTGCTTCATATGCTAGGTGGGGTAGATAGACCAACAAGTGGAAAAGTTTTTGTAGATAATACAGATATTTATCAATTAAATGAAACACAATTAGCTATTTTTAGAAGAAGACAAATTGGTCTTATCTATCAATTTTATAACTTAATCCCCATTTTGTCGGTAGAAGAAAATATTACGCTGCCTCTTCTATTAGATAATCACAAGGTAGATAAAGAACAATTTAATCGCATTGTTTCGATATTAGGTCTGCAGCAAAGATTAGATCACCTGCCTAATCAATTATCTGGGGGACAGCAGCAGCGTGTATCCATTGGACGAGCACTTATCAGTAATCCCGCAATTATGCTGGCAGATGAGCCTACAGGGAATTTAGACAGTAAAAATAGTGAAGAGATTATGGAACTATTAAAAATGTTTAATAAAACCTATAATCAAACACTTATTGTAATTACTCATGATGAACGGATTGCCTTACAAGCGGATCGTGTCATTTCGGTTGAAGATGGAAAAATCGCCAAAAATGAGGTGATTCGTCCATGAATATAATGAATAAACTTACTTTGAGAAATTTAAAGGAGAACAAGCGAAGAACACTAGTGACGATTATTGGCGTCATTATTTCTGTCAGTATGCTGACAGCTGTTGCCACCCTTGGTGTTTCTTTTATTGATTTATTAAAAAGAGATACGATAGCAAGGGGCGGAGAATGGCATGCGCAGTTTATAGGCGTGAATAGTGAGCAAGCTAAAGAGCTAAA of Niallia circulans contains these proteins:
- a CDS encoding ABC transporter ATP-binding protein; this translates as MEILKIENLSKVYGKGETAVKALDNVSFSVNKGEFVAIIGPSGSGKSTLLHMLGGVDRPTSGKVFVDNTDIYQLNETQLAIFRRRQIGLIYQFYNLIPILSVEENITLPLLLDNHKVDKEQFNRIVSILGLQQRLDHLPNQLSGGQQQRVSIGRALISNPAIMLADEPTGNLDSKNSEEIMELLKMFNKTYNQTLIVITHDERIALQADRVISVEDGKIAKNEVIRP